GGGCGCAAGGCGCTCGCGCTCAAGGAGGCCGTGGAGGAGCTCAAGGGCATGCTGCGCGACGGCCTCATGCAGGCGCGCGCCGTGTTCCAGTTCTTCAAGGCCGGCTCGGACGGCAACCGCGTGGTGCTCTTCGACGGGACGACGGGCCGCGAGGCCGCCTCCTTCGACTTCCCCCGGCAGGACCGCGACGGCGGCCTGTGCCTGTCGGACTACCTGCGCCCGCTGGACCGCGGCGTCCCGTCGGACAACGTGGCCATGTTCGTGGTGACGGCGGGCGCGGGCATCCGCGAGCTGTCCGAGTCGCTCAAGGCGAAGGGCGAGTTCCTGAAGATGCACGCGGTGCAGGCGCTGGCGCTGGAGACGGCGGAGGGCTACGCGGAGCTGCTGCACACGCAGCTGCGCAGCATGTGGGGCACGCCGGACGCGCCGGACATGACGATGCTGGAGCGCTTCCGCGCCGAGTACGCCGGCAAGCGCTACTCGTTCGGCTACCCCGCGTGTCCCCGGCTGGAGGACCAGTCGAAGCTGTTCGCGGCGCTGCGGCCGGAGGAGATCGGCGTGCAGCTCACCGACGGCTGCATGATGGAGCCGGAGGCGTCCGTCTCCGCCCTCGTCTTCCACCACCCGCAGGCGTCGTACTTCTCCGTGACGTGAGCCGCGCGAGCCTCGTGGGGGGCCCGTGTCAGAAGCGGCCTCCCAGGCTCAGGCCCGCGTTGAAGAGGTTCCCGTCGTCCTCGTCGCGGGGCGCCCAGTCGCCGCCCGTCAGGACGCGGAAGGTGGCCCGCGCCCCGGCCGTCACGCCGCTGAAGCGGTACTCGAGTCCGGCGGTGAGGGGGAACTCGGCGATGAAGGTGTCGTCGAAGCCGCTGGCGTTGGCTCCGGAGGTCGGGTCCAGGTAGCTGACGCCCACGCCCGCGCCCAGGAAGGGCTTCCAGCGCTCGCGGACGGTGGGCCCCAGCTTGGCGACGGCGCTGAGGTTGTGTCGCCACAGCGTGGCGTTCGGGAGGTCCTCGAAGCCGTTGGCGGAGCCCTCGTAGCCCGCCTCGACGCCGAGCGCGCGCAGCACCTGGGCGTCGGCCTGGAGGCCGAAGAAGGTCCCCAGTCCCGTCTGCGCGCCCAGGTGGCCGGTGTAGGTGGACAGGCCGCTGCGCACGGTGAGGCCGGGGGCGCCGAAGCCGGGGGCCGCCTGCTGTTGCTTTCGAGAGGTGTCCTGGGCGAGCGAGGGGACGGCCCACAGGGTCGCCGCCAGGATGCCTGTCCGCCACGTCGGGAGTTCCATGCCGTGTCCCTCCTCCTCCGGGCGCCCTGGGGGCCCCTGGGAAGGATGGAATCGGACGCGCCGGCCGGGAGCCGACGCCCGGGCTGTCCCGAGCCGCCCCGCGCGAGGAGGGAGCGGGTAGACTCGCCGGCCATGAACGCGCCGAACATCCGCCGAGCCGTCCAGCTGCTGCCCGCTTGCGCCACCACGGGCATCGGGAGCCTGCCGCATACGCAGGTCGAGCTGGGGCTCCAGGTGGCCCTGTCGATGGACATCCCGTTCCTGCCGCAGCTGCCCGTGGGCAAGCCGTCGGAGCTGATGATTCCGGCCGCCCTGGAGGGGCTGCCCGGCCTGCGCTTCGACGACGAGGGGTTGTGCACGGTGGACCTCGCGGAGTGGGAGGCCGGGCGGGGGGCCTTCGAGGCGCGGTTGGACGAGGCGCTGGCCGCGGGGGCGTTGGAGGCCTACGAGCCCTCGCCCGAGGCGTGCCGCGCGTGGCGTCCGTTCCTGTGGGAGGTGGAGCACCGCAAGCTCGCCTTCGCGAAGGCGCAGCTCGCCGGCCCCTTCACGGTGCGCTCGGTGACGCGCGCGGACACGGGGCTGTCCACGCTGGAGGTGCCGGGGCTCGACCAGGCCATCTACCGGCTGGTGCTCGCGCGCTCCCTGGCGATGGTGAAGGCGCTGCGGCGCATGGGCACCACGCCGTTGTTCTACCTGGACGAGCCCGGCCTCTACGCCTTCCAGCGCGTCCAGCCGCGACACCTGCTGGCGCTCCAGGAGCTGCGGCTGCTCGTCGTCGCGTTGCAGCGCGAGGGCGCGCTGGTGGGGCTGCACTGCTGTGGGAACACGGACTGGGGCGCGCTGCTGGACGTCCAGCCGGACCTGCTGTCGTTGGACGTGAGGCTGTCGCTGGACGCGATGCTGGAGGAGGGCGAGGCGCTGGAGCGCTTCCTGGCGTCGGGCGCGACGCTGAGCCTGGGCATCATCCCCACGGACCTGGCGTCGACGTACGAGGTGACGGAGCTGGCGGACTCGGTGGAGGCGTCGTTGAAGGCGGCGTTGCCCAGGGGCTTCAGCTTCACCCGCGCGGTGTCCACCACGCTGCTGACGCCCGCGTGCGGCCTGGCGATGCGCTCGGTGAAGGACGCCGAGCGCATCCTCGGGGAGCTGAAGGTGGCGCAGCGGCGGCTGCGGGGAGCGCTCGACGCGGAGCGGCCCCTGCTGCACTCGCCGCCGCCCCACTGAGGGGCGGCTACTGGCGGCCGAGCTTCAGCTCGCGCTCGGCCTGGTGCCAGTCCTGCTCGGCGTTGCCGTGGGTGCCGCCCCGGGACAGGTAGATTTCGTAGGCCCGGCGGGCAATCTGCTCGTGGAGCAGGTGCGCCTTCGGCGAGGGCGTCGCCACGGGTTCGCGATGCGGCTCGGACCTGGGGTGGGTCCCGTGAGGGCCTGACTTGTGAGGGCTGTTGCGTGCCATCCATGCGCCTCCGGTGAGTGGGCGCGCGAAGGTAGGGGTCTGGAGCGTCAGCGGACCAGCGACCCGCTCCGTCGGAGGTTCGCGACGCAACACGACGGCGGGGCCGTTGTCGGACCCCGGACAGTGGCGTGGTGGGTGTGTCTTGTCATGCGGGCTCAACCGGGCCCGAGCGCGCCGGCCTCGAGCGCGGCGTCGAGGGCGCGCTGCATCGCGGTGCTCATGCCGAGCGAGGCGGCCTCGGCGGGCGTGTGCCAGCGCAGCTCCTGGAAGGCGGGCGCGCGCGTGGGGCGCTGGGGGCCCGTCACGCGGTACAGGCGGAGCGTGAGGTCGCGGTGGGTGAGCTGGCGCTTCACGGTGCCCAGGGCGCCGGACGTCGACAGCTTCACGCCGAGGGCCGTGGCGAGCAGGCTCGCGGCGTCCGTCTCGGAGGTGTCCTCGGACAC
This sequence is a window from Myxococcus stipitatus. Protein-coding genes within it:
- a CDS encoding outer membrane beta-barrel protein — its product is MELPTWRTGILAATLWAVPSLAQDTSRKQQQAAPGFGAPGLTVRSGLSTYTGHLGAQTGLGTFFGLQADAQVLRALGVEAGYEGSANGFEDLPNATLWRHNLSAVAKLGPTVRERWKPFLGAGVGVSYLDPTSGANASGFDDTFIAEFPLTAGLEYRFSGVTAGARATFRVLTGGDWAPRDEDDGNLFNAGLSLGGRF
- a CDS encoding DUF2934 domain-containing protein, which codes for MATPSPKAHLLHEQIARRAYEIYLSRGGTHGNAEQDWHQAERELKLGRQ